In a genomic window of Streptomyces koelreuteriae:
- a CDS encoding class I SAM-dependent methyltransferase produces MRATEPAGNRSTLAHQVRYALRHPGRVPAHARRAARDAWLRLRYRDHISYYRAVMASDAARSAEAAVGHNPSREAWARIGRMQFDYLVGHGLQPRHRMLEIGCGNLRAGRLFIDHLDAGHYYGIDISPHILLAAQDTLVAEGLQSKMPYLALADDLTFAFLPDAHFDVVHAHSVFSHSPPHVIEECFAHVGRILAPGGFFDFTFDRTEGEEHQVLHEDFYYRTRTLTELAAKHGLDARFMDDWEKLPHRQSKMRVTAAPDRARTVGS; encoded by the coding sequence ATGCGAGCAACGGAACCGGCCGGAAACCGCAGCACCCTGGCCCACCAGGTCAGGTACGCCCTGCGCCACCCGGGGCGCGTGCCCGCGCACGCCCGGCGCGCGGCGCGGGACGCCTGGCTGCGGCTGCGCTACCGCGACCACATCTCCTACTACCGCGCCGTCATGGCCTCCGACGCGGCCCGCAGCGCGGAGGCGGCGGTGGGGCACAACCCCTCCCGCGAGGCGTGGGCGCGGATCGGGCGCATGCAGTTCGACTACCTGGTGGGGCACGGCCTCCAGCCGCGGCACCGGATGCTGGAGATCGGCTGCGGCAATCTGCGCGCCGGGCGTCTGTTCATCGACCACCTCGACGCCGGCCACTACTACGGCATCGACATCTCGCCGCACATCCTGCTCGCCGCCCAGGACACCCTCGTCGCCGAGGGCCTCCAGTCCAAGATGCCCTACCTGGCGCTCGCCGACGACCTCACCTTCGCCTTCCTGCCCGACGCGCACTTCGACGTCGTGCACGCGCACAGCGTCTTCTCGCACTCGCCGCCGCACGTCATAGAGGAGTGCTTCGCCCACGTCGGCCGGATCCTCGCACCCGGCGGCTTCTTCGACTTCACCTTCGACCGCACCGAGGGCGAGGAGCACCAGGTGCTCCACGAGGACTTCTACTACCGGACGCGGACGCTCACCGAACTCGCCGCCAAGCACGGCCTGGACGCCCGGTTCATGGACGACTGGGAGAAGCTCCCGCACCGGCAGTCCAAAATGCGGGTCACCGCGGCTCCCGACCGGG
- a CDS encoding DUF427 domain-containing protein, with product MTRGHRITVEPSGRHVRVVHGGQILAESDRSLVLRETGCPERYYIPAEDVRLDLLTPSGTHTHCPFKGDASYWSLPGAADLVWAYPDPEPDVAEIKDHLCFYEVEVM from the coding sequence GTGACCAGAGGGCACCGCATCACCGTCGAACCGAGCGGCCGCCACGTGCGCGTGGTGCACGGCGGACAGATCCTGGCGGAGAGCGACCGGTCGCTGGTCCTGCGCGAGACGGGCTGTCCCGAGCGGTACTACATCCCCGCCGAGGACGTACGCCTGGATCTGCTGACACCGTCGGGCACTCACACACACTGCCCGTTCAAGGGGGACGCCTCCTACTGGTCGCTGCCGGGCGCGGCGGACCTCGTGTGGGCGTATCCGGATCCCGAGCCGGACGTCGCTGAGATCAAGGACCACCTGTGCTTCTACGAGGTGGAAGTGATGTGA